A genomic region of Corticium candelabrum chromosome 22, ooCorCand1.1, whole genome shotgun sequence contains the following coding sequences:
- the LOC134197010 gene encoding protein NEDD1-like: MTAQQRFASAADTICVWDPFQLTHPLTRAASDTKTHFTSVRWSENGQLLVAANGGLSVFKASGPDTATSRLKTEKTDALCACFSGTRHVLSGHTDSTIKLWNIKSKSVAKTFKSHTSAVTCLAMSCDGSRLLSGSTGGDLICHNISSGDTSRPMKTPTVESVTDVQFSVFSNSLATSSSQDGYIHIWDMNTQQLRKTFAQQHHGGATSIAFSLLNEKLFASCGMDGKINFYDAAQQRHLMSRNADVPLSAVLIMSDGFTVIAGSATGYFFQYDLRSGISDGLITSVKTHQMKIASLSCRFVTRISGGGHRASVASQGSSGTIEKGRTRHKLPSETKTVVSVSSLTHSTSSHQSTASGSASSHPQELSHSTASLQSNMGTSSQRGQWNEPVTPLVSFSTTPAIKSSTSVFSPESVFSPLTASSTMKLPRTQASTPPHKLVTSVTNDRHKVARSAATMVTESTSPLVSLSSKASSAATEIGSYAGSLPLSSISTTASMQTGHLSVQPPSMFSLISPPLEQQLAVLSTSVAVTCVALQPPSFYSSPTRPSHDVSQFSLPSRQPISSTISGDMFSPLTSVNQEGNQTGMPTLVASSGREFQRLCNVVDGPKEVGLTSSVAQPRLDPQMQSAQSMDEGQSNNTLLATTATARVHAATDSLMDVKRIHPVASLGTGVSPMGNMPVHSLTTAQPQPQFHLQVFQSMIDDSIEELRLNLYRHIRDVHVDIIRQFEQTETNIQAMLETHSVNPALLEEIARLKEENERLKRKY, encoded by the exons ATGACTGCCCAGCAGCGGTTTGCGTCTGCTGCCGACACTATCTGTGTTTGGGACCCCTTTCAGTTGACTCATCCTCTCACTCGAGCGGCCAGTgacacaaaaacacatttTACATCCGTACGGTGGAGCGAGAATG GTCAATTACTTGTGGCTGCCAATggtggtctgtctgtgtttaaAGCATCAGGTCCAGATACAGCAACGAGTCGACTTAAGACTGAG AAAACGGATGCATTATGTGCTTGCTTTTCTGGTACACGGCACGTTCTATCGGGCCACACTGACTCAACCATAAAACTTTGGAACATCAAGAGCAAATCAGTAGCAAAGACATTTAAA AGTCACACGTCTGCTGTCACATGCTTAGCAATGAGTTGTGATGGTTCTCGACTGTTATCTGGTTCTACTGGCGGTGACCTGATATGTCACAATATTAGCAGTGGTGACACATCCAGACCAATGAAAACTCCCACTGTCGAGTCAGTGACTGACGTTCAGTTCAGTGTATTTTCCAACTCGTTAGCCACCTCGTCAAGCCAAGATGGTTACATACACATTTGGGACATGAACACGCAGCAGTTGAGGAAGACGTTTGCTCAGCAACATCACGGAGGAGCTACTAGCATTGCGTTCTCACTACTGAACGAGAAACTGTTTGCAAGCTGTGGAATGGATGGAAAGATTAACTTCTACGACGCAGCACAGCAACG GCATCTTATGTCACGAAATGCAGACGTTCCGTTGTCGGCTGTGTTGATTATGTCTGATGGGTTCACGGTGATTGCCGGCTCTGCAACTG GGTATTTCTTTCAGTATGATTTACGGTCGGGGATATCTGATGGTCTTATTACGAGCGTGAAAACGCACCAAATGAAAATCGCAAGTTTGTCTTGTCGCTTTGTCACACGG ATATCTGGCGGAGGTCATAGAGCCAGTGTGGCATCACAAGGAAGCAGTGGAACTATAGAGAAGGGAAGGACACGACATAAATTACCTTCTGAGACAAAAACTGTTGTTAGTGTGTCGTCACTGACTCATAGCACAAGTTCACATCAATCAACAG CAAGTGGCAGTGCGTCAAGCCACCCGCAAGAGCTGTCCCACTCAACCGCATCCTTACAATCTAATATGGGTACTAGTAGTCAACGCGGACAGTGGAATGAGCCTGTCACTCCTCTGGTTTCATTCTCAACCACACCAGCTATCAAGTCTTCCACAT CTGTGTTTAGTCCTGAGAGTGTATTTTCACCTCTCACTGCTAGCAGCACGATGAAGCTGCCAAGGACTCAAGCCAGCACACCACCACACAAACTGGTAACGTCAGTCACTAACGACCGACACAAGGTTGCTCGAAGTGCAGCCACAATGGTAACAGAGTCGACATCACCGCTTGTTAGCTTAAGCAGCAAAGCATCATCAGCTGCGACAGAGATTGGTTCATATGCGGGATCTTTGCCTTTGTCAAGCATCAGCACAACTGCTTCCATGCAGACAGGCCATCTTTCTGTGCAGCCACCATCCATGTTTTCTTTGATTTCGCCGCCACTGGAGCAACAACTGGCGGTGTTGTCGACCTCGGTAGCTGTGACATGTGTGGCTCTACAGCCACCGTCCTTCTACTCGTCACCAACAAGGCCCAGTCACGATGTGTCACAATTCTCGTTGCCTTCTCGACAGCCCATTTCGTCAACAATATCGGGTGATATGTTTTCGCCTTTGACGTCAGTCAATCAAGAAGGAAATCAGACAGGCATGCCAACACTAGTCGCTTCATCTGGCAGAGAGTTTCAGCGGTTGTGTAATGTGGTGGACGGACCTAAAGAAGTAGGTCTAACATCGAGTGTTGCACAGCCACGTCTTGATCCACAAATGCAATCTGCTCAGTCAATGGATGAGGGTCAATCGAACAACACCTTGCTTGCTACAACAGCTACTGCTCGTGTACATGCAGCAACAGACAGTCTGATGGATGTAAAACGAATACACCCTGTTGCATCTTTAGGAACTGGAGTGAGTCCTATGGGAAACATGCCCGTACACTCATTGACAACTGCTCAGCCTCAACCTCAATTTCATCTCCAGGTGTTTCAAAGTATGATCGATGATTCTATCGAAGAGCTGAG ACTAAACTTGTATAGACACATCAGGGATGTCCACGTGGATATCATACGACAGTTTGAACAGACTGAG ACGAATATTCAAGCCATGCTTGAGACGCATTCTGTTAATCCTGCACTGTTGGAGGAGATCGCCAGACTGAAGGAGGAAAACGAACGACTAAAAAGAAAATATTAG
- the LOC134197014 gene encoding CMP-N-acetylneuraminate-beta-galactosamide-alpha-2,3-sialyltransferase 1-like: MKTRIVIAILASCLILAWVTAYRTRQNTPELNRMESRPRPKLIIKWKPRNKATAVPVSTRNQLPTAARPAANQLNSKTNNNSMVESPYNEKPAPPRVPAVVGQHRATPAKNKYRATPAKNKYRATPAKNKYRATPTRVPVICRSNEQAKIKSTWFASRINRNVPVFLNKVNSSLAGSARRWWLSNMHRKDISLDAAIRNLIEVVPGLASIRENRASCITCAIIGNAGNLQGSGYGNLIDSKDFIIRANKSPTKGFERDVGALTTHQIVYPESADGYHPGATMLVLPFKEADIRWLASIFTTKNVTRGFWRHVPASVSGASPEKTFTIHPAFLHYVHTVWLSNPPGKWPSAGDVSIVLGLHICDELHVMGFGASKYNRWDHYYTARNANAGLPIARIHHPAVKEASLRNKLQQDGIINLYPGKA, from the exons ATGAAGACTCGAATTGTTATAGCCATTCTTGCCAGCTGTCTCATTCTCGCCTGGGTAACAGCTTATAGGACGAGACAGA ATACGCCCGAACTCAATAGGATGGAGTCTAGGCCACGACCAAAACTTATTATAAAATGGAAACCGAGAAACAAGGCGACGGCGGTGCCTGTCAGCACACGGAATCAACTTCCAACGGCTGCTAGACCGGCAGCGAACCAACTAAACTCTAAGACGAATAATAACAGTATGGTGGAGAGCCCTTACAATGAAAAACCTGCACCACCAAGAGTTCCTGCTGTAGTAGGTCAGCATAGAGCCACGCCCGCCAAGAATAAATACAGAGCCACGCCCGCCAAGAATAAATACAGAGCCACGCCCGCCAAGAATAAATACAGAGCCACGCCCACTCGTGTTCCTGTCATCTGTCGTTCCAATGAGCAAGCGAAGATTAAATCAACGTGGTTTGCTAGTAGAATCAACAGAAACGTTCCCGTGTTTTTAAATAAAGTGAATTCGTCTCTTGCTGGGTCTGCAAGAAGATGGTGGCTG AGCAACATGCATCGGAAGGATATCAGTTTGGATGCAGCTATAAGGAATTTGATAGAAGTTGTTCCGGGTCTGGCATCAATTCGTGAAAATCGTGCATCATGCATCACATGTGCAATCATTGGCAATGCTGGAAATCTGCAAGGGTCAGGGTATGGAAACCTTATTGACTCTAAAGACTTCATCATAAG AGCGAATAAATCACCAACTAAAGGCTTTGAAAGAGATGTCGGGGCACTGACTACACACCAAATTGTTTACCCTGAGAGTGCTGATGGATACCATCCAGGAGCAACCATGTTAGTTCTTCCATTTAAAGAGGCAGATATCAGATGGTTAGCAAGCATATTCACAACTAAGAATGTAACCAG aggtttttggagacATGTGCCAGCATCTGTGAGCGGTGCATCACCAGAAAAG ACATTTACTATTCATCCTGCCTTTTTACACTATGTGCACACGGTGTGGCTGTCAAACCCTCCTGGAAAGTGGCCATCGGCAGGGGATGTTTCGATAGTTCTCGGTCTACACATATGCGACGAG cTGCATGTAATGGGCTTTGGTGCAAGCAAATACAATCGTTGGGATCACTACTATACAGCTAGAAATGCTAACGCTGGACTACCAATTGCACGAATCCATCACCCTGCTGTAAAGGAAGCAAGTCTTAGGAACAAGTTACAACAGGACGGaatcattaatttatatccAGGAAAGGCATAG
- the LOC134197013 gene encoding CMP-N-acetylneuraminate-beta-galactosamide-alpha-2,3-sialyltransferase 1-like, with protein MKLRSLLFLVASGVVFLLLLWTVSRRHDLILRDDGHKTSRISSRQEVLTSYQVRSTKVTVSANSSLTKTRKTPDREKQERQLEKTISIQDTTQQRDVETKSDKASETMPHSWGVVKKPFPIVSKHEEKQNNTTLQRNGAIVGKNPLTRSDNKPTDKRADSTCHSNAQMKKKSSWFTSKMNTQIPVFLNRVNSTVTVEAKRWWLANMGQRDTGMDDIIAKLLKVIPGRSSLRGGDTTCISCAIVGSAGNLRGSKYGTLIDSQDVIIRSNTSPLKGYEEDVGRRTTHQIIYPESADSYHPGAAIIFLPFKQVDFRWLTSIYTTKNFNTGFWRPVPKSLPNTVPEDTYIIHPDFLHYVQKNWMSGSGNKWPSAGTVSLSIGLHLCDELHVMGFGVNKFGLWDHYYDREVHVPQLKVSSLNHPVGLEEALRNKLKADNVITLYPGKT; from the exons ATGAAACTCAGGAGTTTGTTATTTCTTGTAGCTTCAGGCGTCGTATTTCTACTTCTTTTGTGGACAGTATCTCGACGACATGATTTAATATTAAGAGATGACGGTCACAAGACTTCTCGTATTTCTTCAAGACAAGAAGTGTTGACGAGTTATCAGGTACGTTCGACAAAAGTAACTGTTTCAGCAAACTCGAGTctgacaaagacaagaaagactCCTGATAGAGAGAAACAGGAACGGCAATTAGAGAAGACGATATCGATCCAAGACACAACACAGCAGAGAGATGTAGAGACGAAATCAGATAAGGCGAGCGAAACGATGCCACATAGTTGGGGCGTGGTCAAGAAGCCATTTCCCATTGTGAGTAAGCACGAAGAAAAACAGAACAACACGACATTACAAAGGAATGGAGCAATTGTTGGGAAAAACCCTTTGACTCGTTCAGACAACAAGCCTACTGATAAGAGAGCAGATTCAACTTGCCACTCCAATgcacagatgaagaagaagtcGTCTTGGTTTACCAGCAAAATGAATACACAAATACCAGTGTTTCTCAACAGAGTAAATAGTACAGTCACTGTTGAGGCAAAACGGTGGTGGTTG GCTAATATGGGTCAAAGAGATACTGGAATGGACGACATTATAGCTAAGCTACTCAAAGTTATTCCAGGCAGAAGCTCACTCCGTGGAGGTGATACGACATGCATCTCGTGTGCCATTGTTGGCAGCGCCGGTAACCTTCGTGGATCGAAGTATGGAACTCTCATAGACTCACAAGATGTAATCATAAG GTCGAACACTTCTCCACTAAAAGGCTATGAAGAAGACGTAGGGAGACGCACGACACACCAGATTATTTATCCTGAGAGTGCTGATAGTTATCATCCTGGTGCAGCTATTATATTTCTTCCATTCAAGCAAGTCGACTTTAGATGGCTCACTAGCATATATACAACAAAAAATTTCAATAC AGGATTCTGGAGACCTGTGCCAAAATCATTGCCTAATACAGTGCCAGAAGAT ACATATATCATTCACCCAGACTTCTTGCATTATGTCCAAAAAAACTGGATGAGTGGTTCTGGTAATAAATGGCCGTCTGCGGGGACTGTATCTCTTAGTATCGGACTTCATCTCTGTGATGAG ctCCATGTTATGGGATTTGGCGTGAATAAGTTCGGTCTATGGGATCATTACTATGACAGGGAGGTGCATGTCCCTCAGCTTAAAGTCTCATCTTTGAATCACCCAGTCGGGTTGGAAGAAGCTCTAAGAAACAAGTTAAAAGCTGACAATGTGATAACACTGTATCCAGGAAAAACATAA
- the LOC134197797 gene encoding complex I assembly factor TIMMDC1, mitochondrial-like: MESGSDRVRDLFSRRQDGDAPSELRTWSVIALTGSCVGFVFGGFIGARNAGDAHIERTKLIVYDNQFQAHREMQSAAVRGFVRMGSRWGWRIGIFASLFSATNILLGVYRDKDDFVNTTAAGAITGGAFRLSWGLKASLGGMIIGTVVTLPCALAYQLLDRMLVSSFERQMQHNEKKEARQRRRLEKEKLSQRVDVLLQAMDTELSLEENSDAQTAPGLTDYYEQKQLENEENAKILPDESADRTEHLHSSRDCASGKIFKNDVIVLKNE; this comes from the exons ATGGAGAGTGGGTCGGATAGAGTAAGGGATTTGTTTAGTCGGAG GCAAGATGGAGATGCTCCTTCTGAGTTGCGGACGTGGTCTGTTATAGCTTTGACTGGGTCTTGTGTTGGTTTTGTGTTTGGTGGTTTTATTGGGGCTCGCAATGCTGGCGATGCTCACATCGAGAGGACGAAATTGATTGTGTATGACAATCAGTTCCAGGCACACAGAGAGATGCAGTCTGCAGCTGTTAGGGGGTTTGTTCGGATGGGCAGTAGGTGGGGATGGAGGATTGGTATTTTTGCAAGTCTCTTCAG TGCTACAAACATTCTGTTGGGTGTGTATCGAGACAAGGATGATTTTGTGAATACAACTGCTGCAGGAG CGATTACTGGTGGTGCGTTCCGGTTGTCGTGGGGACTCAAAGCCAGTCTAGGCGGGATGATCATCGGAACAGTCGTAAC GTTGCCATGTGCACTTGCATATCAACTACTTGACCGCATGTTGGTCTCGAGTTTTGAACGGCAAATGCAGCACAATGAGAAAAAGGAAGCTCGCCAGCGACGTCGCTTAGAAAA gGAGAAACTTAGCCAACGTGTTGATGTTTTGCTGCAAGCCATGGACACAGAATTGAGTTTAGAAGAGAATTCAGATGCTCAAACGGCACCTGGCCTAACCGATTATTACGAACAAAAGCAGTTGGAAAATGAAGAAAACGCCAAAATTTTGCCTGATGAAAGTGCTGATAGGACAGAACATTTGCATAGTTCAAGAGATTGTGCAAGTGGAAAGATTTTTAAGAACGATGTGATAGTTCTAAAAAATGAGTGA
- the LOC134197798 gene encoding RNA-binding protein 5-A-like, giving the protein MSGPNYGPPNDIGEMISRIRASTSVPSDPYGEDRHYGGYSGHRSAGTYSPDPYERARRGRGSQRRRDWYQHDGRSSEYHEEESYDNYDTYDYQDERGRRWRGGDERENEWSRDHGGDGTREWDRGKEWMQEEEEEWEPEWEQERSSRRQWSGQRQRERSRSRERVESGRERYRDRDHTQREQGRRDREQDRGEPSSTVCLRNLIDSVQEDDLYQALREVGCTVMKDVRLVRHRETGQSRGFAFVEFLSQDDAERLIRISDRQGLYVHDRRVSASYSKSRYIDDRVSDWSCPQCQRLNFRWRDVCFSCHSPKPDPNMAMDPPVPENSLDGSRYASNTPQCNVLLFRKLDALSTEDSIREALLAILPIRIMDILVMRDALTNTSRGFCFVEFDSIQTAVYVEQALQSFQPPFLVDNREVKVSYVKWPLTGNSNSCVTAHHPQLGQVLPAQLPGSIGTYVSAAMLISSVANTEQELAKDEAISRSMREKEKAWKTSSESGNSSQLKRGSQSQRKGKGHQKANNPIAENAVSAAAALAANASAQTYNGSQQQQSKHQTQQQQNESASGERSEPSFTYNESTGLYYDPKTTYYYNPVSCRYCYYNAQQQVYIGVDEAGNSMGPETLPIATAALQEPLEMGDRKKKEKESKKKTAKQIARDMERWTKRINDARLILKGSAVDDEPLSSAAISKTGVAGTLGLEHLRAVASSTSVVEADLTPAPAVPSSGTGMIDPDPTHTDWDTLACLLCKRKFASREALIRHQKLSDLHKENLEKEQSQPGVYRDRAQERRNIQGTQWT; this is encoded by the exons ATGTCGGGACCTAATTATGGGCCCCCCAACGACATCGGAGAGATGATAAGTCGTATTCG CGCGTCTACGTCCGTTCCTTCTGATCCTTATGGTGAGGATAGACATTATGGTGGTTATTCTGGCCACAGGAGTGCCGGGACGTACAGTCCGGATCCTTACGAGCGAGCGAGGCGAGGCCGCGGGTCACAGCGTCGTCGCGATTGGTATCAACACGACGGTCGTAGCTCGGAGTATCACGAAGAGGAGAGCTACGACAACTACGATACGTATGATTATCAAGACGAGCGCGGACGGCGGTGGAGAGGCGGAGACGAGCGAGAAAACgagtggtcacgtgaccacggTGGAGATGGCACAAGAGAGTGGGACAGGGGGAAGGAATGGATgcaagaggaggaggaggagtgGGAACCCGAGTGGGAACAGGAAAGGAGCAGTAGACGCCAGTGGAGTGGCCAGCGGCAGAGAGAGCGGAGTAGAAGTCGAGAGAGGGTGGAGAGTGGCCGAGAACGATACAGAGATCGGGATCATACACAGAGAGAGCAGGGAAGGAGGGACAGGGAACAGGATCGAGGAGAACCGAGTAGTACGGTGTGTTTGAGGAATCTGATCGACAGCGTGCAGGAAGACGAC CTTTATCAGGCTTTGAGAGAAGTCGGCTGCACGGTGATGAAGGATGTTAGATTGGTTCGTCATCGAGAGACGG GGCAGTCTAGAGGATTTGCGTTTGTGGAGTTCTTGTCTCAAGATGATGCTGAAAGGCTGATTAGAATATCtgat AGACAAGGGTTATACGTTCATGACAGACGAGTGTCAGCCAGCTATAGCAAGAGTCGTTACATTGATGACAGAGTGTCGGATTGGTCTTGCCCACAG TGTCAAAGACTGAACTTTCGTTGGCGCGACGTTTGCTTTAGCTGCCATTCTCCAAAGCCTG ATCCAAACATGGCAATGGATCCCCCGGTGCCAGAAAATAGTTTGGATGGCTCAAGGTATGCATCGAATACACCGCAATGCAATG TGCTGCTTTTTCGTAAATTGGATGCTCTGTCAACAGAAGACTCT ATTAGAGAGGCATTGCTGGCGATTTTGCCCATCCGGATCATGGACATCCTCGTGATGAGAGACGCTCTCACAAATACATCACGTGGATTCTGTTTTGTGGAATTTGATTCGATACAG ACTGCTGTGTATGTAGAGCAAGCGTTACAATCATTCCAGCCACCATTTTTAGTAGACAACAGAGAAG TCAAAGTTTCATACGTCAAGTGGCCACTCACAGGCAACTCAAACAG TTGTGTGACTGCTCACCACCCGCAGCTAGGCCAAGTGCTGCCAGCACAGCTACCCGGCTCA ATTGGGACGTATGTTAGTGCTGCTATGCTCATATCTTCGGTGGCGAACACAGAGCAGGAGCTAGCGAAGGACGAAGCGATATCTCGTAgcatgagagagaaagagaaggCGTGGAAGACGTCGAGTGAGTCGGGAAATTCGTCTCAATTGAAACGCGGCTCGCAGAGTCAACGGAAAGGcaaag GTCACCAGAAAGCCAACAATCCAATTGCCGAGAATGCAGTTTCCGCTGCAGCAGCACTGGCTGCCAATGCATCCGCTCAA ACGTACAACGGgagtcaacaacaacaatcaaagCATCAAACTCAACAGCAGCAGAACGAGTCGGCGTCCGGTGAGAGGAGCGAGCCGAGTTTCACGTACAACGAATCGACGGGACTCTACTACGATCCCAAGACAACA TATTATTACAACCCGGTGTCATGTcgttattgttattacaatGCACAGCAGCAGGTGTACATTGGAGTCGACGAAGCCGG aaATTCGATGGGGCCGGAAACGTTGCCGATAGCGACCGCAGCTTTGCAAGAGCCGCTAG AAATGGGAGAcaggaagaagaaagaaaaggaATCAAAAAAGAAAACAGCTAAACAG ATTGCCAGAGATATGGAAAGGTGGACGAAGAGAATTAATGACGCACGGTTAATATTGAAGGGTTCGGCGGTTGATGATGAACCGCTGAGTAGTGCTGCTATATCTAAGACAGGAGTTGCAGGAACGTTAGGGTTGGAACACTTACGAGCAGTTGCTAGCAGCACTTCTGTTGTTGAAG CTGATCTTACTCCGGCACCTGCTGTCCCTTCAAGTGGCACCGGAATGATTGACCCCGATCCTACTCACACAGACTGGGACACGCTAGCCTGTCTTCTATGCAAGCGAAAGTTTGCAAGCCGAGAAGCACTAATTCGTCACCAAAAGTTGTCGGACCTGCACAAG GAAAACTTGGAGAAAGAGCAGAGCCAGCCGGGCGTCTATCGCGATCGAGCGCAAGAACGGAGGAACATTCAAGGAACGCAATGGACTTAG
- the LOC134197799 gene encoding TAF5-like RNA polymerase II p300/CBP-associated factor-associated factor 65 kDa subunit 5L encodes MLKRHEDRAKSSHRVDTLAGRYLDTNNYRERDRSPSRRQTSTLSEMTVEGRVQSETRMSEGLMALCSGFTDPKQYDDHLRDLRAFVDASGGKDGEQLRKMLSVVLGYLYVDAWRRGAPKLAEALVDKYGDDLGGEERRVLRERVGGDECGRVEKVDVCLSCESAQSLVYFMGRMENVVLRNVVERCCDVRSCGGLSESCASCQTGANEPRKNETETETNCETTTKAKSHPESHSETHSETHSETKTETVNQMCEDEESLLEGARTENDFVRRLRRTISQVYEIRESNALPSVCLHTFYNVSRLGLTNVVFSPDSSLLCGTFEDSSVRLWNRLGCVFRLSRNVDEKGLGLSHLSVNLPAALRLREIAMDSSNQQESDTLILRGHSSAVYSASFTHDGRYLLSASGDTSVRLWDIKKQCNVVLYKGHAWPVWDVSFSPVDYYFATASFDRTARLWRTDTTYPLRIFAGHTRGVNCVRFHPNCSYLATASADGTCRMWSAQTGQYVRLFSKHVAPVRAVAFSPDGKQLVSASDDRKVLLWDIATGNVIHEMTSHTDKVYTVDFSHDGLVLASSGEDGTIRLWNTKETGKELACFTAKSCIIQRIQFSKNNLILAAGVHSPNR; translated from the coding sequence ATGCTCAAACGACACGAAGACCGTGCAAAGTCGAGTCATCGCGTAGACACTCTAGCCGGGCGCTATCTCGACACCAACAACTATCGCGAGCGAGATCGCTCGCCATCTCGTCGCCAGACGTCGACACTGAGTGAAATGACGGTCGAGGGTCGAGTACAGAGTGAAACGCGCATGTCAGAGGGACTGATGGCTTTGTGTAGCGGCTTCACCGATCCCAAACAGTATGATGACCATTTGCGCGATCTGAGAGCGTTTGTTGACGCGAGTGGTGGGAAGGATGGCGAGCAATTGAGGAAGATGTTGAGTGTTGTGTTGGGGTATTTGTATGTTGATGCTTGGCGTCGTGGTGCTCCGAAATTAGCTGAGGCATTGGTTGATAAGTATGGTGATGATCTTGGTGGTGAGGAGAGGCGTGTGTTGAGGGAGAGAGTTGGTGGGGATGAGTGTGGGAGAGTGGAGAAGGTCGATGTGTGTTTGTCGTGTGAGAGCGCACAGTCGCTCGTGTATTTTATGGGTAGGATGGAGAATGTGGTGTTGAGGAATGTCGTCGAGCGTTGCTGTGATGTGAGGAGTTGTGGTGGATTGTCGGAATCGTGTGCGTCGTGCCAAACTGGGGCGAACGAACCTCGAAAAAATGAGACCGAGACCGAGACCAACTGTGAGACAACGACTAAGGCCAAGAGCCACCCTGAGTCACACTCTGAGACCCACTCTGAGACCCACTCTGAGACCAAGACTGAGACCGTAAACCAGATGTGCGAAGACGAGGAAAGCCTTTTGGAAGGCGCTCGGACAGAGAACGATTTCGTTCGTCGTCTGCGTCGTACTATAAGTCAAGTGTATGAAATTCGTGAGTCTAACGctcttccgtctgtctgtcttcatacCTTCTATAACGTGTCTCGACTTGGTTTGACGAATGTCGTGTTTTCGCCGGATTCTAGTCTCTTGTGTGGAACGTTCGAGGACTCATCTGTTCGGTTGTGGAATCGTCTCGGATGTGTGTTCAGACTGTCTCGCAATGTAGATGAAAAGGGACTCGGTTTGTCTCATTTATCTGTGAATCTTCCTGCCGCTCTTCGTCTACGAGAAATCGCTATGGATTCGAGCAATCAACAAGAGAGTGACACGTTGATATTGCGTGGCCACAGCAGTGCTGTGTATAGTGCCAGTTTTACGCACGACGGGCGCTATCTTTTGTCTGCATCAGGCGATACGTCAGTCCGATTGTGGGACATCAAGAAACAGTGCAATGTCGTTTTGTATAAGGGCCATGCTTGGCCGGTTTGGGACGTATCCTTTAGTCCTGTTGATTACTACTTCGCGACCGCATCGTTTGACAGGACTGCTCGTCTATGGCGAACAGATACCACATATCCACTTCGGATATTCGCCGGCCACACGAGGGGCGTCAACTGCGTCCGATTTCATCCAAACTGTTCGTATCTTGCAACCGCTTCGGCCGATGGTACGTGCCGCATGTGGAGCGCACAGACCGGTCAATACGTTCGACTCTTCAGCAAACACGTCGCTCCAGTCAGAGCCGTAGCGTTCTCACCGGACGGCAAGCAGCTGGTCTCGGCAAGCGACGATAGGAAGGTCCTACTCTGGGACATCGCGACGGGCAACGTCATACACGAAATGACTTCACACACCGACAAGGTCTACACCGTTGATTTCAGTCACGATGGCCTCGTGCTCGCGTCATCCGGTGAGGACGGAACCATTCGACTATGGAATACAAAAGAAACTGGCAAAGAACTCGCCTGTTTCACAGCCAAATCGTGCATCATCCAACGCATCCAATTCTCCAAGAACAACCTCATACTCGCCGCCGGAGTGCATAGCCCCAACCGTTAG